One segment of Rhodohalobacter mucosus DNA contains the following:
- a CDS encoding 4-hydroxy-3-methylbut-2-enyl diphosphate reductase yields the protein MARKEFDIPDIYRSPVIRKVKEANQITDPRKKDLSPTELDFGPLSFLIPRHFGFCYGVENAIDIAYRTVEQNPEKNIYLLSEMIHNPTVNEDLEKKGVKFLFETDGSIRIPFDDLDAEDIVIVPAFGTTLEIQEQLQAKGIDPYQYNTTCPFVEKVWKRGNQLGKKGYSLVVHGKHEHEETRATFSHSADHSAVVVVLNPEEAQILAEIMTEKRPLDDFDTYFGHKSTEGFNPLKDLEHFGVINQTTMLATETQKVMDILKEAARERFGEENVQNHFADTSDTLCYATNENQSATYALADANPDLAVVVGGYNSSNTMHLVEILEHHCPTFHIRDAGEFDSPDRIHHFNQWKKKIMLTENWLPQERNSLKIALTSGASCPDVLVDEVLLKILTFFPKARSVEDVISPFEESAVEE from the coding sequence AATAACCGATCCCAGAAAAAAAGATCTCTCCCCGACAGAACTTGATTTTGGGCCCCTTTCGTTTTTGATTCCCCGTCACTTTGGTTTTTGCTACGGAGTGGAAAACGCCATCGATATTGCGTATCGCACGGTAGAGCAGAATCCGGAGAAAAATATCTACCTGCTCAGTGAGATGATTCACAATCCAACGGTGAACGAAGATCTTGAGAAAAAAGGCGTAAAATTTCTATTCGAAACGGATGGCAGCATTCGTATCCCTTTTGATGACCTTGATGCGGAAGATATCGTGATTGTCCCTGCTTTCGGCACCACACTTGAGATTCAGGAACAGCTTCAGGCAAAAGGAATTGATCCCTACCAGTACAACACCACCTGCCCGTTTGTTGAAAAAGTATGGAAAAGAGGGAATCAACTGGGTAAAAAAGGGTATAGCCTGGTTGTACATGGCAAGCATGAACATGAGGAGACCCGCGCAACCTTTTCACACAGCGCCGACCATTCGGCAGTCGTAGTAGTGCTCAATCCGGAAGAAGCGCAAATCCTTGCCGAGATCATGACCGAAAAGCGTCCGCTCGACGATTTTGATACCTATTTCGGCCACAAAAGTACGGAAGGATTCAACCCTCTTAAAGACCTGGAGCACTTCGGGGTTATCAACCAAACCACCATGCTGGCTACCGAAACCCAAAAAGTGATGGACATCCTGAAAGAGGCGGCCCGTGAGCGCTTCGGCGAAGAGAACGTACAAAATCACTTCGCTGACACATCAGACACCCTGTGTTATGCCACAAACGAAAATCAGTCGGCCACCTATGCACTTGCGGATGCAAACCCGGACCTTGCGGTTGTTGTGGGCGGATACAACTCCTCGAATACCATGCACCTGGTTGAAATTCTGGAGCACCACTGCCCTACGTTTCATATTCGCGATGCGGGTGAGTTTGATTCTCCAGACCGAATTCACCACTTCAATCAATGGAAGAAAAAGATCATGCTCACCGAAAACTGGCTGCCTCAGGAGAGAAACAGCCTGAAAATAGCGCTGACTTCCGGGGCCTCATGCCCCGATGTTCTGGTTGATGAGGTGCTGTTAAAGATACTCACCTTCTTTCCAAAAGCGCGAAGTGTGGAAGATGTGATCAGCCCATTTGAGGAGTCAGCCGTCGAGGAGTAG